Proteins from a single region of Trichoplusia ni isolate ovarian cell line Hi5 chromosome 3, tn1, whole genome shotgun sequence:
- the LOC113491897 gene encoding spermatogenesis-associated protein 20 isoform X2, with translation MPTGRAVLLLRRLSTGDNRFKNLNLNQNTTKEPLVSTPVCSQREFGLSKRLSTFGPNNIAVPQLTRSFSDNKIKMSSASADNPPSEQPKHTNRLITEKSPYLLQHAHNPVQWYPWCQEAIDKAKAENKLIFLSVGYSTCHWCHVMEKESFESEEVAQIMNEHFINIKVDREERPDIDRVYMLFILATSGGGGWPMSVFLTPDLKPVTGGTYFPPEDRWGRPGFKSILLSLAKKWKNSHGQFVQASLNIMEALNKISTIDPDKSNTIPGEATWESCVLKYMTSYEPDFGGFGYAPKFPQASIFNFLFHYYARDKNNAEGKKCLEMCLYTLTRIAKGGIHDHVSSGFARYSVDNDWHVPHFEKMLYDQAQLTVAYTDAYLATKDNFFADVVRDIIKYVNRDLRHESGGYYSAEDADSFPEFGAPHKKEGAFCTWEYDELKSLFNDKKIDNVSYLDIFCHYFSVQEDGNVSPESDPHGELTNKNILIIYGTKEDTTRRFNLSMEQFDQVLSECIDILYQARQKRPRPHLDTKMLCSWNGLMLAGLAQAGQGLGEKEYVEDAIKTAEFIYKHLYDDNTKTLLHSCYKAEDGSIAQTDQPISGFLDDYAYLIKGLLDLYEASLDYRWLKWARVLQEKQNELFWDTTNGGYYTCSMDDKTVVLRLKEDQDGAEPSGNSVSCHNLQRLAAYADKSAAAEGGESEREMAVKLIKAFSKRLNDSPTALPEMMSAVMFYNDSPTQVLIAGGCSDPRTLELVRAVRSRLLPGRVLAVQDPADAPAVLSRIRSVGDVPTAYVCRRYACSLPVTDVKQLENLLDEAPVAPSRNK, from the exons atgccTACGGGGCGTGCTGTTCTACTGTTGAGGCGTCTATCGACGGGTGATAACAGGTTCAAAAATCTGAATTTGAATCAAAACACCACAAAGGAGCCGCTAGTTTCGACCCCGGTGTGCAGTCAGAGAGAATTTGGACTATCAAAAAG GTTATCAACATTTGGACCGAATAATATAGCTGTTCCGCAGCTTACAAGAAGCTTTAGTGATAATAAGATCAAGATGTCTTCTGCTAGCGCTGATAATCCTCCTTCAGAACAGCCAAAGCACACCAACCGCCTGATTACTGAAAAGTCGCCCTACTTACTGCAACATGCTCATAACCCTGTGCAGTGGTACCCTTGGTGTCAGGAAGCTATTGACAAAGCTAAAGCAGAGAACAAGCTTATATTCCTATCAGTAGGATATTCAACATGCCATTGGTGTCATGTTATGGAGAAAGAGTCATTTGAAAGCGAGGAGGTTGCTCAAATTATGAATGAACACTTCATCAACATAAAAGTAGATCGTGAAGAGAGACCTGACATTGATCGGGTCTACATGTTGTTTATCCTGGCAACTAGTGGCGGTGGAGGATGGCCTATGTCTGTATTCCTCACTCCGGACCTGAAGCCTGTTACTGGTGGAACTTACTTTCCTCCTGAAGACCGTTGGGGCAGACCAGGGTTTAAATCAATTCTTTTATCCCTAGCCAAGAAGTGGAAGAACAGTCATGGTCAATTTGTACAAGCTAGTCTAAATATCATGGAAGCTCtgaataaaatttcaacaatagatcCTGATAAGTCGAATACTATTCCCGGCGAAGCAACTTGGGAGAGCTGTGTTCTCAAGTACATGACTTCTTATGAACCAGACTTTGGTGGTTTCGGATATGCACCGAAATTTCCACAAGCTTCCATTTTTAACTTCCTCTTCCATTATTATGCTCGTGATAAAAACAATGCTGAGGGtaaaaaatgtttggaaatgTGTTTATATACATTAACCAGAATAGCTAAAGGTGGCATTCACGACCACGTTTCCAGTGGGTTTGCTCGGTACTCGGTTGATAACGATTGGCACGTACCTCATTTTGAGAAGATGCTGTATGATCAAGCACAGTTGACTGTTGCATACACTGATGCTTATCTCGCAACAAAAGATAATTTTTTTGCTGACGTGGTTcgagatattattaaatacgttAATAGAGATTTGCGCCATGAATCTGGCGGATACTATAGCGCTGAGGATGCCGACTCATTCCCGGAGTTTGGAGCTCCTCACAAGAAAGAAGGTGCATTTTGTACCTGGGAATACGACgaattaaaatctctttttaaCGATAAGAAAATTGATAATGTGTCGTATTTAGACATTTTCTGCCACTACTTTAGTGTACAGGAAGATGGTAATGTGTCTCCAGAAAGTGACCCTCATGGCGAACTcactaataaaaacattcttattatTTACGGTACTAAAGAGGACACAACGAGGAGGTTTAACTTATCAATGGAGCAATTTGATCAAGTTTTGTCAGAATGTATTGACATTCTGTATCAGGCGCGCCAGAAGCGCCCTCGCCCGCATTTGGACACCAAGATGCTGTGCTCCTGGAATGGCTTGATGTTAGCTGGGTTAGCGCAGGCTGGCCAAGGGCTGGGAGAAAAGGAATATGTCGAGGACGCTATCAAAACAGCGGAATTCATTTATAAACACTTGTACGATGACAACACTAAAACTTTATTACATTCTTGCTACAAAGCTGAAGATGGATCTATCGCTCAAAC TGACCAACCAATCTCCGGCTTTCTAGATGACTACGCTTACTTGATCAAAGGCCTATTGGATTTGTACGAAGCATCTTTGGACTACCGCTGGCTCAAATGGGCGCGGGTGCTACAGGAGAAGCAGAACGAATTGTTCTGGGACACAACTAACGGTGGATATTACACGTGCTCTATGGATGACAAAACTGTGGTGCTCAGGCTGAAAGAAG ATCAAGATGGCGCAGAACCGTCAGGCAACAGCGTATCGTGCCACAACTTGCAACGCCTCGCCGCGTACGCTGATAAGAGTGCAGCAGCTGAGGGAGGCGAAAGCGAGAGGGAAATGGCCGTCAAGTTGATAAAGGCATTCTCGAAGCGATTGAACGACTCGCCCACTGCTCTACCTGAGATGATGTCTGCGGTCATGTTCTATAATGACTCTCCTACTCAG GTGTTGATAGCGGGCGGCTGCTCGGACCCTCGCACACTGGAGCTGGTCCGCGCGGTGCGGTCGCGGTTGCTGCCGGGCCGCGTTCTGGCCGTGCAGGACCCCGCCGACGCGCCCGCCG TCCTGAGCCGCATCAGGTCGGTAGGCGACGTGCCCACGGCCTACGTGTGTCGCCGCTACGCGTGCTCGCTGCCGGTCACAGACGTCAAGCAGCTGGAGAACCTACTGGATGAGGCGCCCGTCGCACCCTCGCGCAACAAATGA
- the LOC113491897 gene encoding spermatogenesis-associated protein 20 isoform X1, which translates to MPTGRAVLLLRRLSTGDNRFKNLNLNQNTTKEPLVSTPVCSQREFGLSKRLSTFGPNNIAVPQLTRSFSDNKIKMSSASADNPPSEQPKHTNRLITEKSPYLLQHAHNPVQWYPWCQEAIDKAKAENKLIFLSVGYSTCHWCHVMEKESFESEEVAQIMNEHFINIKVDREERPDIDRVYMLFILATSGGGGWPMSVFLTPDLKPVTGGTYFPPEDRWGRPGFKSILLSLAKKWKNSHGQFVQASLNIMEALNKISTIDPDKSNTIPGEATWESCVLKYMTSYEPDFGGFGYAPKFPQASIFNFLFHYYARDKNNAEGKKCLEMCLYTLTRIAKGGIHDHVSSGFARYSVDNDWHVPHFEKMLYDQAQLTVAYTDAYLATKDNFFADVVRDIIKYVNRDLRHESGGYYSAEDADSFPEFGAPHKKEGAFCTWEYDELKSLFNDKKIDNVSYLDIFCHYFSVQEDGNVSPESDPHGELTNKNILIIYGTKEDTTRRFNLSMEQFDQVLSECIDILYQARQKRPRPHLDTKMLCSWNGLMLAGLAQAGQGLGEKEYVEDAIKTAEFIYKHLYDDNTKTLLHSCYKAEDGSIAQTDQPISGFLDDYAYLIKGLLDLYEASLDYRWLKWARVLQEKQNELFWDTTNGGYYTCSMDDKTVVLRLKEDQDGAEPSGNSVSCHNLQRLAAYADKSAAAEGGESEREMAVKLIKAFSKRLNDSPTALPEMMSAVMFYNDSPTQVLIAGGCSDPRTLELVRAVRSRLLPGRVLAVQDPADAPAGMSDILLSRIRSVGDVPTAYVCRRYACSLPVTDVKQLENLLDEAPVAPSRNK; encoded by the exons atgccTACGGGGCGTGCTGTTCTACTGTTGAGGCGTCTATCGACGGGTGATAACAGGTTCAAAAATCTGAATTTGAATCAAAACACCACAAAGGAGCCGCTAGTTTCGACCCCGGTGTGCAGTCAGAGAGAATTTGGACTATCAAAAAG GTTATCAACATTTGGACCGAATAATATAGCTGTTCCGCAGCTTACAAGAAGCTTTAGTGATAATAAGATCAAGATGTCTTCTGCTAGCGCTGATAATCCTCCTTCAGAACAGCCAAAGCACACCAACCGCCTGATTACTGAAAAGTCGCCCTACTTACTGCAACATGCTCATAACCCTGTGCAGTGGTACCCTTGGTGTCAGGAAGCTATTGACAAAGCTAAAGCAGAGAACAAGCTTATATTCCTATCAGTAGGATATTCAACATGCCATTGGTGTCATGTTATGGAGAAAGAGTCATTTGAAAGCGAGGAGGTTGCTCAAATTATGAATGAACACTTCATCAACATAAAAGTAGATCGTGAAGAGAGACCTGACATTGATCGGGTCTACATGTTGTTTATCCTGGCAACTAGTGGCGGTGGAGGATGGCCTATGTCTGTATTCCTCACTCCGGACCTGAAGCCTGTTACTGGTGGAACTTACTTTCCTCCTGAAGACCGTTGGGGCAGACCAGGGTTTAAATCAATTCTTTTATCCCTAGCCAAGAAGTGGAAGAACAGTCATGGTCAATTTGTACAAGCTAGTCTAAATATCATGGAAGCTCtgaataaaatttcaacaatagatcCTGATAAGTCGAATACTATTCCCGGCGAAGCAACTTGGGAGAGCTGTGTTCTCAAGTACATGACTTCTTATGAACCAGACTTTGGTGGTTTCGGATATGCACCGAAATTTCCACAAGCTTCCATTTTTAACTTCCTCTTCCATTATTATGCTCGTGATAAAAACAATGCTGAGGGtaaaaaatgtttggaaatgTGTTTATATACATTAACCAGAATAGCTAAAGGTGGCATTCACGACCACGTTTCCAGTGGGTTTGCTCGGTACTCGGTTGATAACGATTGGCACGTACCTCATTTTGAGAAGATGCTGTATGATCAAGCACAGTTGACTGTTGCATACACTGATGCTTATCTCGCAACAAAAGATAATTTTTTTGCTGACGTGGTTcgagatattattaaatacgttAATAGAGATTTGCGCCATGAATCTGGCGGATACTATAGCGCTGAGGATGCCGACTCATTCCCGGAGTTTGGAGCTCCTCACAAGAAAGAAGGTGCATTTTGTACCTGGGAATACGACgaattaaaatctctttttaaCGATAAGAAAATTGATAATGTGTCGTATTTAGACATTTTCTGCCACTACTTTAGTGTACAGGAAGATGGTAATGTGTCTCCAGAAAGTGACCCTCATGGCGAACTcactaataaaaacattcttattatTTACGGTACTAAAGAGGACACAACGAGGAGGTTTAACTTATCAATGGAGCAATTTGATCAAGTTTTGTCAGAATGTATTGACATTCTGTATCAGGCGCGCCAGAAGCGCCCTCGCCCGCATTTGGACACCAAGATGCTGTGCTCCTGGAATGGCTTGATGTTAGCTGGGTTAGCGCAGGCTGGCCAAGGGCTGGGAGAAAAGGAATATGTCGAGGACGCTATCAAAACAGCGGAATTCATTTATAAACACTTGTACGATGACAACACTAAAACTTTATTACATTCTTGCTACAAAGCTGAAGATGGATCTATCGCTCAAAC TGACCAACCAATCTCCGGCTTTCTAGATGACTACGCTTACTTGATCAAAGGCCTATTGGATTTGTACGAAGCATCTTTGGACTACCGCTGGCTCAAATGGGCGCGGGTGCTACAGGAGAAGCAGAACGAATTGTTCTGGGACACAACTAACGGTGGATATTACACGTGCTCTATGGATGACAAAACTGTGGTGCTCAGGCTGAAAGAAG ATCAAGATGGCGCAGAACCGTCAGGCAACAGCGTATCGTGCCACAACTTGCAACGCCTCGCCGCGTACGCTGATAAGAGTGCAGCAGCTGAGGGAGGCGAAAGCGAGAGGGAAATGGCCGTCAAGTTGATAAAGGCATTCTCGAAGCGATTGAACGACTCGCCCACTGCTCTACCTGAGATGATGTCTGCGGTCATGTTCTATAATGACTCTCCTACTCAG GTGTTGATAGCGGGCGGCTGCTCGGACCCTCGCACACTGGAGCTGGTCCGCGCGGTGCGGTCGCGGTTGCTGCCGGGCCGCGTTCTGGCCGTGCAGGACCCCGCCGACGCGCCCGCCGGTATGTCCGACATAC TCCTGAGCCGCATCAGGTCGGTAGGCGACGTGCCCACGGCCTACGTGTGTCGCCGCTACGCGTGCTCGCTGCCGGTCACAGACGTCAAGCAGCTGGAGAACCTACTGGATGAGGCGCCCGTCGCACCCTCGCGCAACAAATGA
- the LOC113491898 gene encoding ubiquitin carboxyl-terminal hydrolase nonstop, producing the protein MNDNGCIHLNNFKAAKGTNPYKIVHAFFVSCTSFEARRYKATSCLCFTCGKPGPRMHSCLHCIYFACYAGHIQEHSKSKKHFLYVDLSYGNIYCAQCQDYIYDRELNEISISHKLKEAKSLGISMPFMPWLPNSNEAMALRRLRKRRLISPHTTIGLRGLQNLGSTCFMNCIVQTLIHTPLLRDYFLAEKHKCKAQGSGKCLVCEVSKLFQEFYSGAKTPLTLHRLLHLIWTHARHLAGYEQQDAHEFFIATLDVLHRHCMNGVDENGEKKENGRCNCIIDQIFTGGLQSDVVCTSCHGVSTTIDPFWDISLDVAGPGSLAACLERFTRAEHLGSAAKIKCSTCRCYRESTKQLTLETLPIVASFHLKRFEHSSQIDRKINAFVSFPAELDMTPFMSSHRRAVDVGADNNNAPEGVFEDNRYSLFAVVNHVGSLDAGHYTAYVRQMKGGWFKCDDHMITRASLREVLDSEGYLLFYHKTVLEYDCDAA; encoded by the exons ATGAATGACAATGGTTGCATAcatctaaataattttaaggcCGCAAAGGGTACGAACCCTTATAAAATTGTGCATGCATTTTTCGTGTCATGCACATCATTCGAGGCAAGAAGATACAAG GCAACATCATGCCTGTGCTTCACCTGTGGCAAGCCAGGTCCTCGCATGCACTCCTGCCTGCATTGCATTTACTTTGCCTGCTATGCGGGCCACATTCAAGAACATTCTAAATCCAAGAAGCATTTCCTGTATGTTGACCTGAGCTACGGAAACATCTATTGTGCTCAGTGCCAAGATTACATCTATGACCGGGAGTTGAATGAGATTAGCATATCTCATAAACTCAAAGAAGCTAA aTCTCTCGGTATCAGCATGCCATTCATGCCTTGGCTGCCGAACAGCAACGAAGCCATGGCGCTCCGACGCCTTCGCAAGCGGCGCCTTATCAGCCCTCACACCACCATCGGACTGCGTGGACTGCAGAATTTGGGTTCCACATGCTTCATGAATTGCATTGTCCAG ACATTGATTCACACGCCGCTGCTGCGTGATTACTTTCTGGCTGAGAAGCACAAATGCAAAGCCCAAGGATCTGGAAAATGCCTTGTTTGTGAGGTTTCAAAACTTTTTCAG GAGTTCTACTCCGGTGCAAAAACCCCTCTTACTCTGCACCGCCTGTTGCACCTGATATGGACTCACGCTCGTCACCTAGCGGGATATGAGCAGCAAGATGCTCATGAATTTTTCATCGCTACTCTCGATGTTCTGCATAG ACATTGCATGAACGGCGTAGACGAAAACGGAGAGAAGAAGGAGAACGGTCGCTGCAACTGTATCATCGACCAGATATTCACGGGCGGTCTGCAGAGCGACGTCGTATGTACTTCATGCCATGGAGTGTCCACTACCATTGACCCGTTCTGGGACATCAGCCTGGACGTGGCCGGACCCGGTTCGCTCGCGGCTTGCCTGGAGCGCTTCACCCGCGCTGAACATCTCGGATCTGCCGCCAAAATCAAATGCTCGACCTGCCGCTGCTACCGCGAGTCCACAAAGCAGCTGACGCTTGAAACGCTGCCAATCGTCGCCAGCTTCCACCTGAAGCGCTTTGAGCATTCTTCACAAATTGATAGGAAGATCAATGCGTTCGTATCGTTCCCGGCCGAGCTGGACATGACTCCTTTCATGTCGTCCCACCGTCGCGCCGTGGATGTTGGCGCCGACAACAACAACGCTCCCGAGGGCGTGTTCGAAGACAACCGCTACTCGCTATTCGCAGTGGTGAACCACGTGGGCTCGCTGGACGCTGGACACTACACCGCGTATGTGCGCCAGATGAAAGGAGGCTGGTTCAAGTGCGACGACCACATGATCACACGCGCTTCTCTGCGTGAGGTTCTCGATAGCGAAGG GTACCTGCTCTTCTACCACAAGACTGTTCTGGAGTATGACTGTGACGCGGCCTAA